In one window of Ostrinia nubilalis chromosome 19, ilOstNubi1.1, whole genome shotgun sequence DNA:
- the LOC135081168 gene encoding girdin-like, translated as METTTLDALQTEVDFYRENQTAVDLEIRKVIADNEKLSQQVEMLMKQKLQNGTPISNPNSDPNSPETEELRKQISILTKERDSLHVLWQTSQKTIDALDAELKFYQSYEGNGNQNVKENIRDLQLKLETALTDYVELETKYKELNTKCSKLESDIKNKEKEISDYKNINDQLEQKIKEVSESLEEYKINLAAERKSNEDLRAQLLLCQKESAGKIRRELEAKSKVAEALQLFDLVTTQKNESHKKIKELTETIAQLKKTLSTIRHDMESSYRKELDEIKDNYNEKVTDMLHHIRNLDTELVEKGMLLNKAMRDNKILQQENENYLKQQKDNLQSVDPKLALAEQRLEAMFQELVSSERRNIQLVCEKQCLAIDIQRIQDIHAREIKRRNWEENLMKTQNEEMKLQIEHLQKSLDETHNMINKLQAMLASRSELNQKMVSSKEEELIELNKHLANQMELNKKWKESYVEMTEKLKKRLVDLQEENKELRKKLKLPSEESSDHENSNGTS; from the exons ATGGAAACTACGACCTTGGATGCCCTACAGACAGAAGTGGATTTTTACAGG GAGAATCAAACCGCAGTTGATCTAGAAATCCGCAAAGTGATAGCTGACAATGAAAAACTTTCGCAACAAGTGGAAATGCTGATGAAACAAAAACTACAAAATGGCACTCCAATATCAAACCCCAACTCTGATCCTAATAGTCCAGAAACTGAAGAACTGCGTAAACAAATTTCAATCCTTACAAAG gaAAGAGATTCTTTGCACGTTCTATGGCAAACATCACAAAAAACTATTGACGCGTTAGACGCagaattaaaattttaccaaagTTATGAGGGCAATGGGAATCAG AATGTAAAAGAAAACATAAGGGATTTACAATTAAAACTTGAAACTGCACTAACTGATTATGTAGAACTGGAAACTAAATATAAAGAACTAAATACTAAGTGCAGTAAATTAGAAagtgatattaaaaataaagaaaaagaaatcagtgattataaaaatataaatgatcAACTAGAACAAAAGATAAAAGAAGTATCTGAATCATTAGAAGAATATAAAATTAACTTAGCAGCTGAAAGAAAAAGCAACGAAGATCTTAGAGCACAACTACTTTTATGCCAAAAAGAAAGTGCTGGTAAAATAAGAAGAGAGTTGGAAGCGAAAtctaaa GTGGCCGAAGCACTACAGCTTTTCGATCTCGTAACAACACAAAAGAATGAAAGccacaaaaaaattaaagaacttACAG AAACAATAGCACAACTCAAGAAAACTTTGTCGACCATAAGACACGATATGGAATCAAGTTACAGAAAAGAATTAGATGAAATCAAAGATAATTACAATGAGAAAGTAACAGACATGCTTCACCATATCAGGAATTTGGACACAGAACTTGTAGAGAAAGGCATGTTGCTAAACAAAGCAATGAG GGACAACAAAATCCTACAGCAAGAAaatgaaaactatttaaaaCAGCAAAAAGATAATCTACAATCAGTTGACCCAAAGTTAGCTCTTGCTGAACAACGACTTGAAGCAATGTTTCAGGAATTG GTCTCATCAGAGAGAAGAAATATCCAACTTGTCTGTGAGAAGCAATGCCTGGCCATAGACATACAGAGAATACAGGATATTCACGCCAGAGAAATAAAAAGAAGAAATTGGGAAGAAAATCTGATGAAAACACAGAATGAAGAAATGaa ATTACAAATAGAACATCTTCAGAAATCATTAGATGAAACTCAcaatatgataaataaattacaagccATGCTTGCATCAAGAtctgaattaaatcaaaa GATGGTGTcatcaaaagaagaagaattaatAGAATTAAACAAACATTTAGCAAATCAGATGGAACTTAACAAAAA atggAAGGAGTCTTATGTTGAAATGACTGAAAAACTCAAGAAAAGATTAGTAGATCTgcaagaagaaaataaagaattaAGGAAAAAGCTCAAACTTCCTTCTGAAGAATCATCTGACCATGAGAACAGTAATGGCACCAGTTAA
- the LOC135081170 gene encoding vacuolar-sorting protein SNF8 yields the protein MRRRAGVGAIQKQKLEQEKYREKGSEIQENQFQQMSRQLEVFRENLEEFATKHKSEIKKNAQFRRQFQEMCAAIGVDPLASGKGFWSVLGIGDFYYELGVQIVEVCLATNYKNGGLITLEELRTRLIAARGKAKKHQDITNEDLLAAVKKLRIFGNGFSVVPIGKGKWLVQSVPGELNLDQTLVLQKASSLGTAWVSASILTDDLGWNDTRAQNALNHMVKEGLAWVDTQETKETLYWFPSMFAECVSA from the exons ATGAGGCGACGAGCAGGAGTTGGTGCTATTCAGAAGCAAAAGCTTGAGCAAGAGAAATACCGAGAAAAGGGCTCGGAAATACAAGAGAACCAGTTTCAACAAATGTCGCGACAATTGGAAGTGTTTAGGGAAAACCTGGAAGAGTTTGCGACGAAGCATAAGAGTGAAATCAAGAAGAATGCTCAATTCAGGCGTCAGTTCCAGGAGATGTGCGCTGCCATCGGTGTAGATCCTTTGGCATCTGGAAAAGGGTTTTGGTCTGTACTAG GTATTGGTGACTTCTACTATGAGTTAGGTGTGCAAATCGTAGAAGTTTGTCTCGCAACAAACTATAAGAATGGTGGACTCATCACTCTTGAAGAGCTGAGGACCCGACTAATAGCAGCCAGGGGCAAAGCAAAGAAACATCAAGATATAACTAATGAAGATCTCTTAGCAGCTGTTAAAAAGCTTAGGATATTTGGCAATGG GTTCTCTGTGGTGCCTATTGGCAAAGGAAAATGGTTAGTTCAGTCAGTGCCAGGTGAACTGAACCTAGACCAAACTTTAGTTCTCCAGAAAGCTAGTTCATTGGGGACAGCATGGGTGTCAGCCAGTATTCTAACTGATGACCTTGG ATGGAACGACACAAGAGCACAGAATGCTTTGAATCACATGGTCAAGGAAGGCTTAGCCTGGGTTGACACGCAGGAAACTAAAGAGACATTGTATTGGTTTCCAAGCATGTTTGCCGAGTGTGTTTcagcataa